A region of Triplophysa dalaica isolate WHDGS20190420 chromosome 18, ASM1584641v1, whole genome shotgun sequence DNA encodes the following proteins:
- the LOC130407148 gene encoding LOW QUALITY PROTEIN: zinc finger protein 658B-like (The sequence of the model RefSeq protein was modified relative to this genomic sequence to represent the inferred CDS: inserted 2 bases in 2 codons) produces MMEVNKDSHKDLKDAEEKHYDLEGALRIGNKKLHMRIHTGEKPHTCLQCGKSFRKTSHLKLHMRIHTGEKPHACLQCGKTFRQTSSLNTHMRIHTGEKPHACLLCGKTFTQTSSLKTHMRIHTGEKPPACLQCGKTFTQTSSLNTHMRIHTGEKPHACLLCGKTFTQTSSLKTHMRIHTGEKPHACQQCGKTFTQTSSLYTHMSTHTGEKPHACLLCGKTFTQTSNLNTHMRTHTGEKPHACQQCEKTFRQSEHLKIHMRIHTGEKPHACLQCGKTFSHTGKLKTHLRIHSGERPHACLQCGKTFIQTSNLKTHMRIHTGEKPHACLQCGKTFTTTSYLKLHMRIHTGEKPHACLLSGKSFTQTSSLKXHMRIHTGEKPHACQQCGKTFTXNRNLKIHMRIHTGEKPHACLLCGKTFTQTGNLKTHMRIHTGKKPHACLLCGKTFTTTSYLKLHMRIHTGEKPHACLQCGKTFTQTQSLKIHTRIHTGEKPQACLQCGKTFSTMSHLKRHTRIHTGEKPHACLQCGKSFTQTGNLQSHMRTHT; encoded by the exons ATGATGGAAGTGAATAAGGACAGTCACAAGGATTTAAAAGATgctgaagaaaaacattatgATCTGGAAGGAGCTCTGAGAATAGGCAACAAAAAGctacacatgagaattcacaccggagagaaacctcacacatgtctacagtgtggaaagagttttagaaAAACAAGTCACCTTAAGctacacatgagaattcacactggagagaaacctcacgcatgtctacagtgtggaaagacttttagaCAAACAAGTAGCCTTAatacacacatgagaattcacaccggagagaaacctcacgcatgtcttctgtgtggaaagacttttacacaaacaagtagccttaaaacacacatgagaattcacaccggagagaaacctccCGCATgcctacagtgtggaaagacttttacacaaacaagTAGCCTTAatacacacatgagaattcacaccggagagaaacctcacgcatgtcttctgtgtggaaagacttttacacaaacaagtagccttaaaacacacatgagaattcacaccggagagaaacctcacgcatgtcaacagtgtggaaagacttttacacaaacaagTAGCCTTTATACACACATGAGTactcacaccggagagaaacctcacgcatgtcttctgtgtggaaagacttttacacaaacaagTAACCTTAATAcacacatgagaactcacactggagagaaacctcacgcatgtcaaCAGTGTGAAAAGACTTTTAGACAATCAGAACACCTTAAGattcacatgagaattcacactggagagaaacctcacgcatgcctacagtgtggaaagactttttcACAtacaggaaaacttaagacacACTTGAGAATTCATTCCGGAGAGAGACCTCATGcatgtcttcagtgtggaaagacttttataCAAACAAGTAAccttaaaacacacatgagaattcacactggagagaaacctcacgcatgtctacagtgtggaaagacttttacaactACGAGTTACCTTAAGctccacatgagaattcacaccggagagaaacctcacgcatgtcttctgtctggaaagagttttacacaaacaagTAGCCTta cacacatgagaattcacaccggagagaaacctcacgcatgtcaacagtgtggaaagactttta caaacagaaacCTTAAGattcacatgagaattcacactggagagaaacctcacgcatgtcttctgtgtggaaagacttttacacaaacaggtaaccttaaaacacacatgagaattcacaccggaaagaaacctcacgcatgtcttctgtgtggaaagacttttacaactACGAGTTACCTTAAGctgcacatgagaattcacaccggagagaaacctcacgcatgtctacagtgtggaaagacttttacccAAACACAAAGCCTTAAGATTCACAcaagaattcacaccggagagaaacctcaggcatgtctacagtgtggaaagactttttcAACTATGAGTCACCTTAAGAGACACACGAGAATTCACACTGgggagaaacctcacgcatgcctacagtgtggaaagagttttacacaaacaggaaaCCTTCAGTCACACATGAGAACACACACCTGA
- the LOC130407150 gene encoding LOW QUALITY PROTEIN: gastrula zinc finger protein XlCGF49.1-like (The sequence of the model RefSeq protein was modified relative to this genomic sequence to represent the inferred CDS: inserted 2 bases in 1 codon) — MMEVNKDSHEDLKDAEEKHYDLEGALRIGDKRQHMRTHTGEKPHACLLCGKSFTKTSHLKLHMRIHTGEKPHACQQCGKTFTQTENLKIHMRIHTGEKPHACLLCGKTFTQTGNLKTHMRIHTGKKPCACQQCGKTFTQTEHLKIHMRIHTGEKPHACLQCGKTFTHTGSLKIHMRTHTGEKPHTCLQCGKTFSTMSHLKRHTRTHTGEXNLTHAYSV; from the exons ATGATGGAAGTGAATAAGGACAGTCACGAGGATTTAAAAGATgctgaagaaaaacattatgATCTGGAAGGAGCTCTGAGAATAGGCGACAAAAGGCAacacatgagaactcacactggagagaaacctcacgcatgtcttctgtgtggaaagagttttacaaaaacaagtcATCTTAAGctacacatgagaattcacaccggagagaaacctcacgcatgtcaacagtgtggaaagacttttacacaaacagaaaaccttaagattcacatgagaattcacactggagagaaacctcacgcatgtcttctgtgtggaaagacttttacacaaacaggtaaccttaaaacacacatgagaattcacaccggaaaGAAGCCTTGCGCATGtcaacagtgtggaaagacttttacacaaacagaaCACCTTAAGattcacatgagaattcacactggagagaaacctcacgcatgccTACaatgtggaaagacttttacacatACAGGAAGCCTTAAGATtcacatgagaactcacaccggagagaaacctcacacatgtcttcagtgtggaaagactttttcAACTATGAGTCACCTTAAGAGACACACGAGAACTCACACTGggga aaacctcacgcatgcctacagtgtg
- the LOC130407153 gene encoding DNA-directed RNA polymerase III subunit RPC4-like — MFRPPPLPEPGLLPDLLEVWNYCKEVELLFMQLPDSLPGQPPTIDVRPLKTEVQSSDGQTMLQTTENQEDSQDENSCFLKDLQEGLVGKMLVRKSGKVQLIMGKVTLDMALGTPCTFLQVGYTHHQYFVEGFAT; from the exons ATGTTCAGACCACCCCCCCTGCCCGAGCCTGGTTTGCTACCTGATTTACTCGAGGTGTGGAATTACTGCAAAGAGGTGGAGCTTCTCTTCATGCAGCTCCCTGATTCGCTGCCAGGGCAACCACCCACCATTGATGTCAGGCCTTTAAAAACAGAGGTGCAGTCGAGTGATGGACAGACTATGCTGCAGACGACTGAGAACCAG GAGGACTCTCAAGACGAGAACAGTTGTTTTCTTAAGGATCTGCAGGAGGGTTTGGTGGGGAAGATGCTTGTAAGAAAGTCAGGCAAAGTGCAGCTTATCATGGGTAAAGTAACCCTGGACATGGCCCTGGGAACTCCATGCACCTTTCTGCAGGTAGGTTACACTCACCATCAGTATTTCGTTGAAGGTTTTGCTACTTGA
- the polr3d gene encoding DNA-directed RNA polymerase III subunit RPC4, whose product MDASGSGDPSGTSRASNAGGGRGVVMGRRLPASITPGRLPAMRSRDLTLGGVKKKTFTPNIIGRKSKEELNVDEGKKRERRDVDRGRQRDGRGRGRGRPEVIQSHSIFEQGPAEMMAKKRGVYDDVRETANSGPSPIINIKKERETEEETKEILRKLEKDDLLDDAHLRGEVGSCPVQLPLAVSGWVFKEELGEETENSETEPMITDSTGAEVKVKQEPLEGSQTKKAETMFRPPPLPEPGLLPDLLEVWNYCKEEELLFMQLPDSLPGQPPTIDVRPLKTEVQSSDGQTMLQTTENQEDSQDENSCFLKDLQEGLVGKMLVRKSGKVQLIMGNVTLDVALGTPCAFLQELVSVNTEGRRGDMSVLGHIKHKLVCSPDFQALLENRA is encoded by the exons ATGGACGCCTCAGGCTCCGGTGACCCCAGTGGGACTTCACGGGCATCTAATGCAGGGGGTGGCAGAGGGGTGGTGATGGGTCGAAGGCTGCCAGCTTCCATCACTCCAGGACGCCTCCCTGCAATGCGCTCCAGAGATCTCACTTTAGGTGGTGTCAAAAAG AAAACCTTTACCCCAAATATTATTGGACGAAAGTCTAAAGAaga GTTAAATGTAGATGAGGGAAAAAAGCGAGAAAGGAGGGATGTAGATCGAGGCAGACAGCGGGATGGCCGAGGGAGAGGCCGGGGGCGTCCTGAGGTCATCCAATCACACTCCATCTTTGAGCAGGGTCCTGCAGAGATGATGGCCAAAAAAAGAG gTGTATATGATGATGTCAGAGAAACGGCAAACAGCGGCCCGTCTCCCATTATCAACAtcaaaaaggagagagagactgaagaGGAGACTAAAGAGATTCTGCGCAAACTTGAGAAGGACGAT CTTCTGGATGATGCTCATCTGAGAGGTGAAGTTGGAAGCTGTCCGGTTCAGCTGCCTCTGGCCGTGTCTGGATGGGTCTTCAAAGAGGAGCTTGGTGAAGAGACCGAGAACTCCGAAACTGAACCAATGATCACAGACAGCACTGGAGCTGAAGTGAAGG TCAAGCAGGAGCCTTTGGAAGGATCGCAAACGAAAAAGGCGGAGACAATGTTCAGACCACCCCCCCTGCCCGAGCCTGGTTTGCTACCTGATTTACTCGAGGTGTGGAATTACTGCAAAGAGGAGGAACTTCTCTTCATGCAGCTCCCTGATTCGCTGCCAGGGCAACCACCCACCATTGATGTCAGGCCTTTAAAAACAGAGGTGCAGTCGAGTGATGGACAGACTATGCTGCAGACGACTGAGAACCAG GAGGACTCTCAAGACGAGAACAGTTGTTTTCTTAAGGATCTGCAGGAGGGTTTGGTGGGGAAGATGCTTGTAAGAAAGTCAGGCAAAGTCCAGCTTATCATGGGTAACGTAACCCTGGACGTGGCCCTGGGAACTCCATGCGCCTTTCTGCAG GAATTGGTATCAGTCAATACAGAAGGCAGAAGAGGAGATATGTCTGTCCTAGGCCACATTAAACACAAGCTGGTTTGTTCACCCGATTTCCAGGCTCTTCTAGAAAACAGAGCTTGA
- the LOC130406910 gene encoding DNA-directed RNA polymerase III subunit RPC4-like yields the protein MIKIFSFSSSDSNNSVKISVLTPEVILLLLLDDAHLRGEVGSCPVQLPLAVSGWVFKEELCEETENTETEPMITDSTGAEVKVKQEPLEGSQTKKAETMFRPPPLPEPGLLLDLLEVWNYCKEVELLFMQLPDSLPGQPPTIDVRPLKTEVQSSDGQTMLQTTENQEDSQDENSCFLKDLEEGLVGKMLVRKSGKVQLIMGNVTLDMALGTPCTFLQELVSVNTDGRRGDMSVLGHIKHKLVCSPDFQALLENRA from the exons ATGATAAAGATTTTCAG CTTCTCTTCCAGTGACTCCAACAACAGTGTGAAGATTTCAGTTCTCACACCTGAAGTGATTCTTCTGCTT CTTCTGGATGATGCTCATCTGAGAGGTGAAGTTGGAAGCTGTCCGGTTCAGCTGCCTCTGGCCGTGTCTGGATGGGTCTTCAAAGAGGAGCTTTGTGAAGAGACCGAGAACACCGAAACTGAACCAATGATCACAGACAGCACTGGAGCTGAAGTGAAGG TCAAGCAGGAGCCTTTGGAAGGATCGCAAACGAAAAAGGCGGAGACAATGTTCAGACCACCCCCCCTGCCCGAGCCTGGTTTGCTACTTGATTTACTCGAGGTGTGGAATTACTGCAAAGAGGTGGAGCTTCTCTTCATGCAGCTCCCTGATTCGCTGCCAGGGCAACCACCCACCATTGATGTCAGGCCTTTAAAAACAGAGGTGCAGTCGAGTGATGGACAGACTATGCTGCAGACGACTGAGAACCAG GAGGACTCTCAAGACGAGAACAGTTGTTTTCTTAAGGATCTGGAGGAGGGTTTGGTGGGGAAGATGCTTGTAAGAAAGTCAGGCAAAGTGCAGCTTATCATGGGTAACGTAACCCTGGACATGGCCCTGGGAACTCCATGCACCTTTCTGCAG GAATTGGTATCAGTCAATACAGATGGCAGAAGAGGAGATATGTCTGTCCTAGGCCACATTAAACACAAGCTGGTTTGTTCACCCGATTTCCAGGCTCTTCTAGAAAACAGAGCTTGA